A portion of the Cellulophaga algicola DSM 14237 genome contains these proteins:
- a CDS encoding cupin domain-containing protein, producing the protein MSRSSEKYVITKDMEWEVLGGGVSRKFLGYDNQIMMVRVKFETGALGAPHQHFHTQATYCVSGKFEFEIDGVKQIVEGGDGVYIEPNLLHSAVCLEEGELIDTFSPVREDFLSGGEVSYFGDKS; encoded by the coding sequence ATGAGTAGATCTAGTGAAAAATACGTCATTACAAAAGACATGGAATGGGAAGTTCTAGGCGGAGGAGTTTCAAGAAAATTCTTAGGGTATGATAATCAAATCATGATGGTAAGAGTAAAATTTGAAACAGGAGCATTAGGAGCTCCACATCAACATTTTCATACGCAAGCTACCTATTGTGTTTCAGGTAAATTTGAATTTGAAATTGACGGCGTAAAACAAATTGTAGAAGGCGGAGATGGCGTGTATATTGAGCCTAATCTATTACATAGTGCTGTTTGTTTGGAAGAGGGAGAGCTAATTGATACTTTTAGTCCTGTAAGAGAAGATTTTTTAAGTGGTGGTGAGGTATCTTATTTTGGAGATAAATCATAA
- a CDS encoding alginate lyase family protein has translation MKFIQSITLKLVPAVLLISLFSCKEEVTVVSKEEDKTASEQGAHPNLILTAQGVKDIRAQLGNIPIFDATLKAVQEEVDAEIFLGIDTPIPEDYSGGYTHVRHKSNMIILQKAGVLYQILDDEKYAKYVKDMLMQYEAMYKTLPLHPKTRSYARGKLFWQCLNDANWLVYVSQAYDCVYNYLSEEERNKLETNLFKPFADHISVDSPQFYQRVHNHSTWGNAAVGMIGLVMNDQELIDRALYGIKDLKLDTKEKDDDGGFLNKDGKAGFLANIEEPFSPDGYYNEGPYYQRYAMYPFLIFAEGLHNVKPELKIFEYKEGVLLKSINALLNLSDADGDFFPLNDGQKGMSYYNDALVTATDISYYFGTQDPGLLSIAEKQNKVLLDDSGLAVALGIKNGLAKPFDKKSINLSDGPEGTQGGVGILRNEDIELVFKYAAQGSSHGHYDKLSYSLYENGEEVIQDYGLARFVNIEQKGGGNYLKENKTWAKQTIAHNTVTQNEMSHFNGKYEIGSQNHSVLHYFSSENDNVQAASAKEVNAYPGTEMLRTMAIIKDPDFEKPYVLDIMKVVSNKANQYDFPYYFLGQVLNTNFEYKVPETLKALGSKNGYQHLYVEGTAKSETENTKFSWLNKGKFYTLTTITGNTDELLFTRIGANDPEFNLRREAALMLRRKNTQNTLFVSAIEAHGSYSPVTESAVNSNSAITALKVVLDTEDYTAIAITNVNGTTKLFITANTNAGKEAKHNLKINNKDYEWSGPYCFK, from the coding sequence CACACCCTAATTTAATTTTAACAGCGCAAGGGGTTAAAGATATTAGGGCACAATTAGGGAATATTCCAATTTTTGATGCTACTTTAAAAGCTGTTCAGGAGGAGGTAGATGCTGAAATTTTTTTAGGGATAGATACGCCAATTCCTGAAGATTATTCAGGGGGTTATACACATGTTAGGCACAAGAGTAATATGATAATATTGCAAAAAGCCGGTGTTTTATATCAAATTTTGGATGATGAAAAATATGCGAAATACGTAAAAGACATGCTCATGCAATATGAAGCAATGTATAAAACATTGCCATTGCATCCAAAAACTAGATCTTATGCACGAGGAAAATTATTTTGGCAATGTTTAAATGATGCTAATTGGTTGGTTTATGTGAGTCAAGCGTATGATTGTGTCTACAATTATTTATCTGAAGAAGAACGTAATAAACTTGAAACTAACTTATTTAAACCATTTGCAGATCATATATCTGTAGATAGTCCGCAATTTTACCAAAGAGTTCACAACCATAGTACTTGGGGAAATGCAGCTGTTGGGATGATTGGTTTGGTAATGAACGACCAAGAATTAATTGATCGTGCTTTATACGGAATTAAAGATCTAAAATTAGATACGAAAGAAAAAGATGACGATGGGGGCTTTTTAAATAAAGACGGTAAAGCTGGTTTTTTAGCGAATATAGAAGAGCCTTTCTCTCCAGATGGTTATTATAATGAAGGACCATATTACCAACGCTATGCGATGTATCCTTTTTTAATTTTTGCGGAAGGATTACATAACGTTAAACCAGAATTAAAAATATTTGAGTATAAAGAAGGAGTGTTATTGAAGTCAATTAATGCTCTTCTAAATTTATCGGATGCAGATGGTGATTTTTTTCCGTTAAATGATGGTCAAAAAGGAATGTCTTACTATAATGATGCTTTAGTTACGGCGACAGATATTTCGTATTATTTTGGAACACAAGATCCAGGATTGTTAAGTATCGCTGAAAAACAAAATAAAGTATTATTAGATGATTCGGGCTTGGCAGTTGCACTTGGTATAAAAAATGGATTGGCAAAACCATTCGATAAAAAATCAATTAACTTATCAGATGGACCAGAGGGCACACAAGGTGGAGTTGGTATTTTAAGAAATGAAGACATAGAACTTGTTTTTAAATATGCAGCACAAGGCTCTAGTCACGGGCATTATGATAAGTTATCCTATTCATTATATGAAAATGGGGAAGAAGTGATTCAAGATTATGGTTTAGCACGTTTTGTAAATATCGAACAAAAAGGGGGAGGGAATTACCTAAAGGAAAATAAAACTTGGGCCAAACAAACGATTGCACACAATACCGTGACACAAAATGAAATGTCTCATTTTAATGGGAAATATGAAATAGGAAGTCAAAACCATTCTGTATTGCATTATTTTTCATCAGAAAATGATAACGTTCAAGCAGCTAGCGCAAAAGAAGTAAATGCATATCCAGGAACTGAAATGCTTCGTACGATGGCAATTATTAAAGATCCAGATTTTGAAAAACCATATGTATTAGATATTATGAAGGTAGTTTCTAATAAAGCAAATCAGTATGATTTTCCGTATTACTTTTTAGGACAAGTATTGAATACAAATTTCGAATATAAAGTGCCGGAAACCTTAAAAGCTTTGGGAAGCAAAAATGGGTATCAACATTTATATGTAGAAGGTACAGCGAAATCTGAAACGGAGAACACTAAATTTTCTTGGTTAAATAAAGGTAAGTTTTATACACTAACAACAATAACAGGCAATACGGATGAGTTACTTTTTACAAGAATTGGTGCAAACGATCCAGAATTTAATTTGCGACGCGAAGCTGCTTTAATGTTAAGGCGAAAAAACACTCAAAACACACTTTTTGTTTCTGCCATTGAAGCACACGGAAGTTATAGTCCAGTTACAGAATCTGCAGTTAATTCTAACAGTGCTATTACAGCATTAAAAGTAGTTTTAGATACAGAAGATTATACAGCGATAGCAATAACCAATGTAAACGGTACTACTAAACTGTTTATAACAGCAAACACGAACGCTGGTAAAGAGGCAAAGCATAACTTAAAAATTAACAATAAGGATTATGAGTGGTCAGGTCCTTATTGTTTCAAATAA